One Drosophila teissieri strain GT53w chromosome X, Prin_Dtei_1.1, whole genome shotgun sequence genomic window, TCCGCCGTCAACGGCTACAATACGCTACAGCATAGACGGAAATCGCAGCTGATCACGTTCAGCTCGTCGTCCTGTGATATCAAGAACAGTCTCAGCCATGAGTACATCAATGGATCCAATGGATCGGCCGCTAATGGTCCACCCAGTTCCGGTTCCGGTCCAGGAAGCAATCGGGCCAGTCGTGCCAATGTCCGATTAAGTTTCGCCGAAGAGGATGTAATGATCTTGCCGCAAAGCCACAACCAGCAATCCAATCATCAGGATGACGAGGTCTTCACGCGACGTCGTTCACTTCTGGAGGTGGAACTCGGTGTGGAGGTGGGCGAAGATGGTGAACTGGCACCACACGAAATGGAAGAGGATCTCgaagaggaggacgaggatgaggagctGTATATGCACGACGAGTTCGAGACCCACATCGACACCAAGTCGAATAATGCCAACGATGACAGCGGTGGCGGCAGCTACGAGGACTCCCATGCCCTGCACTCCTCGTTGGGGGGCAGCAATCGAAATAGCCTGGAGAAGGATGACGACGACATCGAGGTGGATGTAATCAGCACGGACGTTAGCTGTTACGATCAGCTGCTGGGAAGCAGTTGCAACACGAGAAacggcgatgacgatgacatAGCCACGCTGGTCGGCGATGGCGACTATTCCACCACGAAGCTCAGCAAGGCATCCCGATTAGCCGGCACCGGAGTCGGTGGATTAGTGGTCAGCGGGGGAGGAGGTGGAACTGGCATAGGCGGTGGAATCGGTGTTAACGGTGGTGGTGTTTTGGGAAATGGTGTTGGTTCCGAGGCTGGCGGCGGCATCATCTATGCCAATCCGTTCATGGGTTTGTAGAAACTTTCGCAAATCCCCAGGAGTTGGTCAGTGCGTTTCATGGGCACGACAACAtctttgtaaatatatattttctgtaGTTGAAGTCAACGTGTTCACCATGAAACGCACTATGGCCACATTCCCTAGATGTTTTGTATCTTTCCTGATTGTTTTACCTGCATGATTACCTGTTTCTTTTATCGTAGTAATGATTGTTTTCTAACCCCGCATGTGCTTAGCCTTTGCTCAACTCATCGTACAATTCTAACCATGCCATTTCGACTGTCTTTCAGATGACGAGGGCATTGCAGAGTCGGGCATGTAAAGCCATTCCAAAACTCCAGCCAATACTCCTGCAAATCCCAACCaactgaactcaactcaacCGAATGGAACCCAACCCAACCATCTTGTGGCAActacattattatttacttaaggGACGAAGTGCGGAGGAGAGCGCGGAGAATGAACGCTTGATATTATACTTGGATATATGTGTACTACACTGGTTACTACTGGATATATATACTCTACACCGATCTATCGAATGGGAATGCAGCAATCTCGCCAAACAGAACGAACACGCAtcaatttatacattttatatatatctaaGATAACGAGGAATCGGCGTACAATGTAACCGCAATTGCCGCTTTAAACCGACGGCAATACTAAATACTGGAATACTGATTGTATTTTTACGCTAGCCACAATTtgatataaactatatatctTCCAATTTTTTTGTACACCTAATGTTAGTTGAAATATGTGAGCGAGACGAGCAAATTTTTGTAGCAAACTAAAAGCGCTAaatgtttacttttttatattattatatatataaatacttgATAAACATATACCTAATATTAGAtctaaactaaactaactaTAAAtcgcacacactcatacactcacacacaaacacaatgcAATAATTGAGTTACATagttttaaacaaatgttaaaACATTTTGCTGCAACCGTCGGAGATGTAGTGTACAATTTTAAGTTTCtcgtattttttttctgttttgtgtttaattttttgtaacTTTTACAAAGCGTAaactgtgtatgtatgtgctacattgatttttgtttaattatatcAAGTTTTATTCAAAAAATCGAATACCACTTTGCATTCTCCTCATTTAAACTTGGCGCTCACACTTATTACTTATAATCCAGCTGGCGCTGGATATCAATCCAATCAACAGAAAGTAATGTAAAACAGCGAAGtaaatgtttaaacaaaaacacacaaagaCAAAAGAGTCGTGTTTCCATTTTCACTTACGTTTGTCGGTATGCGATTTTATTGACAGAGAAAGAGGGTTTTTAGATATTCAGCTTAATActgaaaacttttaataaatCAGCAAGCTTAAATCGATAAAATTGTTGTATATATCAAATAGTTTAGCACTGtgtgattttatttatcttaaCTCGTTTTTAAGTGCTTGCTGTATGATCTTACGTAAATaatcatttacattttataaccAGAAAGACACTTGAAAgaacttatttatttgttcaatttaaatttaaattaagtgaaTATGGAAACACAGCTAACCAACAGACAGCACAAATAGAACAACAGGAACAAATGACCAACGCATTTCGTAAGGCGATAATCATTTACACGAAAAACCAATATGAATAACAGAATCCCACGCAAACTGAAGACTAACTAACAACCAAGTTAAGGGCTAGTTAATGGAGCCGGTGCCaaagcaaaaatgaaaacaacacCTACACACGACAACTAAATGTAACAAtagcaataaattttaatgaaaattgtagtccaaataatttgcatacatttgtattttgtcCAAACTTAGTTGAAATGATTAACCGAACTGTGAAAGAGTGCAATAGAAATCGTTTTGCTTCTAGATTAGTGAAAATACAACGAAGCCCCTAATTTGAATACGAACTAACCAAAAGTCCCCGCCCTCCcccaataacaataaatacatatgcataaatatgcaaaagttAGAGAAGATGAAACTAGAAAGTCTGTATAATGCATACATAATATACGACTCCATTATACACTTACTAAGGCCGACGAataacatatgcatatacaatATAgacatatattaaatatatatcattGTAATAATTTGTAATGTTTATCAGTAGAATTATGGTCCGAGGTGGAGCAGACGAGTAAAACGCATGCAGAGATCCATTAAAGTGTACTGTAAAATGTgccacattttgttttatctaaatttattatattgcAGTGGGTAAGTAAGACCTAAAATTAAACAACTAGTCTTATTTGGAAGATCCTAATGAATTTTGGAAATCATCGCAACAATTCATCCGTCGAAACTGAACTCTTACTATAGTAAACATTTGGCGACGTATGGAAAATAAGCCAAAACTTAGGAAAATCCTTAgtcaattaaacaaaaacgtatTTAACATTTGGCTACGATCGTGTTagtattgcatacttttaggtcCATCTTTTTGCACAGAGATTGTGTGAATTAACTATCAAATTGGCACTGGAATTGGTCGATGGTGTCCCACTACTGATTACCAGGCGCTGTTGCTCCTGCAGCCTTCATGGCCAGCATGGCGTCCAGTTCGCCCTGGATGCTCTCGAACTGGTTGAACAGTTCCATTAGTTCCGGATGCGTCATTTCGATGTTGATATCCTCGCCGACGGCCGTTTTCATTTGGAGCACGGCCAGCGGGGTCTTCTCCCGCTGCTGGCAATGCGAGGAGATCTCCATGTTGAGCTTCCAGGCCACATCTTCGATGACATTTGATTCGTACCGCTTGCTGGCCAAATTGTTCATAATGGGCGTCGTTTCGCGCACCCACAAACGCAAAATGGCATCGATCTTGGCCTCATCCTCCAGCTGCAGTTTCTCGCGCAGCTCACGCTGCAGCAAACTTGGCTTGATGATGAACGTGGAGATGCGACGGAGGATGTAGGAGAAGGTCTTGATCAGCAGCAGGAAGTCCTGACGTGGCACGCCCACCAATCGCTCCAGTTCCTCGAGTGTGTACTCCGGTTCGGTGCTGCTCGTGGGATTCTCCTCAGCGCTGCTATCAGCCCGGCCGGTGGTCGTCACACTGGTGCCCACCGTACTACTGGTGGCACTCGCCGACGCTCCGCTGGGACTCATCTGCCGGTGGGTGTAAAACAGAACCGTCGTGAAGGTCTCGTACGGCAGGGCATTGATGATTTTGATGCCCTCGCGGGctctaaaatataaaagcattaATATCATTAATAGATAGTTAATAGCACATACCTTTCGGTGATCTTTATCCAGTTAATGCTCATTGTaagatgtatttatttatttgtaggGAACATAGAGTTATTAAGTCTTTAGAAGCACTTTTTGTATAAGactgtattattatttgtttatacggagtaacaaaataaaaaactatcGACTTGCCACCTGGCGGCGTTGCCACATAGATAGGACTGTCAATAATAACGGTAAATGATAGCTagatatacaaatatatcatacatatatatctcaCATTTCTAATATCACTATGGTATCTAAGCTTCCCTCATCAGTATTTTTTTAGTGCCTTCATCTGCGATTCTCAAATTTCTTATATTACTATGGTATCTAAacttaaaccaaacaaaaaatacaatgtTTTCAATAATGTTTGCTGACAAACAACAATAAGTCACAGCTGAGGATTTATATATTGCCCTGCAAAAtgaaatctaaaaataaaatacagctTAAGCTAATTTCAATACAAGAATATCGACGGaccaattttaatttggaaaatattattaaatacgtATAATTTTCCAACTCATTTAAAGTAGCTAGATTTCACATTAAAATCGTTCTACCTGGCAACTCCTCTGATGCCTATCGATGGTCCGCTCGATAGCGCCAACAATCGATAGACAGTATTTGTGTATTGGAAACGCGGCTTAACTTAGTGCAGATTTTTCCGCTGATTCGGCTGCAAAAGATGCACTTTTGAGGCGCAGCGAGTGCACCCACGCCCCCGAGTTCGAGTGCAGTTGCAGTCGGGAAAGTTTAAAAAGTGCGCGGAGCAAGGAGAGCGACGAGTTCGTTGAGCTACAGCGAAAcggaaaagtggcaaaagcGGGGGAAACAGGCGCAGTGGAGCGAATGATAAACGGAAATCGGGATCGAAAAATTGGAAACAAAACCAACCACCGATTATAAAAAAGGCAGCATCTTAAAAGTAAGGACACCAAGCTTAAGTTTCTGCGAAAGCgcgagaaaaacaaaaacgccaACTAAACTAACGGAACAGTGCGTCGAGatatatgcatgtgtatgCAGTATACGTATGTGTGTTTTTGCCTTCGTGTGATGGTGTTGTTCCtgtgtaaataaacaaaacccGGCTCTTTAGTCTTTCGTTAGTTCCTTTCGCGTTGCCCTGCGTGGTATTTTAATgggaaaaacttaatttggCATAGCATAACTTCCAGTTTATTTCCCTATTTTGCAATCTGTGTGTATCAGTGTTCTGGTGCTTCCAACATGCCGTAAAAATCGATAGCGCGTCGTcggttgtttattttatgcttCGTCTGCATTTTGCAGCCCCTTTTTATCGCTCTCCCCTTTTCACCCACCcttgcacacactcacactctcTCCGGCGGAGTCGCATTgatgcatacacacacacacacatgcagacgGCTGatatggaaaattaaaaataatactttttatCGCGGCATGCAAAAGGCAAAGCtgcaaaaacagaaacaattccaattccaacaACAATAATCTAGCCATGCAATCAATTTTAGCAAAACAATAAGAAGAATCgtttggtttcagtttccctgcttttctttcccgtttttttttgcttgatATTCGGTTTTATCGCATTTTCCGCTCATTATGGCAGTTTAGCATATTTATGCTGGAAAAATATTGGGGTTTCTTCGCTTCTTACCTTTGTTTtacgttttgtttgtttttccgtcGGGCTGTAAAAACAGCAGTTAATCcaattaagaaaaataaaactctAAATGGTATAGCCACCACGAATTTTAAATCACCTTTCAACTCAATTTGAGACATACCACTCAACAATACATTtgtggaaattgaatttcagcTTTTGTCAGCTGGATTAATCGTTTGTTTTACAgtcatatttataaatattatttattaatttggaTTTCTGCAGGCTgcgattttataaaaatgactCAAGTTTTAATCTCGACTTTGCTTATGAACTTCCTACATATGTAAGCATAAAATAATTGCTGCAATGACAAATTcttattttcaacttttgtttaaCGTAGccaattttttataaaatgtatttagaaGAATTTACTCCACTTAGGAAGTGATAACGCTACAACTTTTGCCTATTAGAATATATTCTATCCCTCGCTTATTGGTTAATCTCGAAAGCTGGTCTTGTTAACAGGGGATCTTGAGATAGTTTCTTGAATTGGACATAATTTGCATGGTTGGCCAATCTTTTGGGTCGGCTATGCCCGCCTCTTTGCTTGGTAGAGGAGCTTGGGCAGCGGGCACTTGCAATTGGCACCAGCTTCGGGCCAGTCAGTCCGCCAGACTTGGTCTTTGGGTCGAGATGCAGAGCTGGATACTGTGCCACACTATATAAGGGATACTACTGCGATACAGATACCGCGGACACGGCTGACATGCACTAATGCCCCGAATAATGCCTATTGCAGACGGGGATAATGGAGTCACAGAAGAGGCCGTCGTTGGATTTACACACGGATATGCCAGCAGGATCAGCAGCTGGAGGATCTGGGCTGGGAGCTGCAGCTGAGATGTCGCCTACTTCCGGTTTCCTGCCGGACATGCCGCAGTGGAAGAAGGACCTCATCCAGCGCCGTAAAACGAACGTGGCCCGCACCCAAGCGGCGTCCATCACCTCGCCCACCGATGGCAGTTGTGGGGCTTTGGCAGAAGCCACTGCCGCTCCAGGTGCAATTGCAGGTGAGTGGTGGTTGGACAAACTGGAATACTTTCACCTGACATGCAAATCAAAGGTATTTCCAAGCGAAGCATTTCTGTCAAGACATGTTAGGTGCAAGTATTCGTATTTTTTATCGGtgtttattacatttttctttatttcgtACAAACGGATTTCGCAATTCGATTTtctttagaaatatttttaaaacaccaCTCTTATACC contains:
- the LOC122625261 gene encoding COMM domain-containing protein 10, which translates into the protein MSINWIKITERAREGIKIINALPYETFTTVLFYTHRQMSPSGASASATSSTVGTSVTTTGRADSSAEENPTSSTEPEYTLEELERLVGVPRQDFLLLIKTFSYILRRISTFIIKPSLLQRELREKLQLEDEAKIDAILRLWVRETTPIMNNLASKRYESNVIEDVAWKLNMEISSHCQQREKTPLAVLQMKTAVGEDINIEMTHPELMELFNQFESIQGELDAMLAMKAAGATAPGNQ